A window of Hordeum vulgare subsp. vulgare chromosome 5H, MorexV3_pseudomolecules_assembly, whole genome shotgun sequence genomic DNA:
atcattcagtaggatgcttgggtcagttttcactttgaagggcagaatttcatgaaacttgttataatcttctgacatgtctgtcttgtcatctactcccacgatgtgtcttttccctgaaagaactatgtggcgttttgggtcatcggacgatatcttcttttgctgatttctttttctcgtttttgtagatatgtccttcacatagaaaacctgagcgacatcattggctaggaaaaatggttcgtccatgtatgcaagattgttgagatccactgttgtcatgttgtacttttggtctacaactaccccgcctcctgtcagcttcacccatttgcaccgaaacaaagggatcttaaaagtaggtccatagtcaagttcccatatctcctctatgtacccataatatgtttccaaacagtgcccattctcgtctgttgcatcaaagcgggcaccactattttggttggtgctctttttatattgggcaaccgtgtaaaatgtattcccatttatctcatacccttggaaagtacatatagtcgaagatggtggcctggccaaacagtacagctgatctccaacggtgtcgtcattcatgagatgtgtctgcaaccaactgtcgaaagtcttctcgtgttcccctttaatccaagagtcagccttccccgggttttcggagcgtagaatattcttgtgtctcacgatataaggagccaccacggtggaattgtgtagaactgtgtagtgtgcttgagagaaagaatgcccgtccatacatacttttgctttccatcctagtgtgccttttcctgtcagcctaccctcataccgagattcaggaacaccaatcggcttaaggtctggAAGAaattccacacaaaactcaatgagttcctctgttccatagcccttggagatgcttccttctgtcctagcatggttacgaacatatttctttaagactcccatgaacctctcgaaggggaacatattgtgtagaaacacaggaccgagaattctaatctcttcgactaggtgaactaggaggtgtgtcattatattgaagaaggatggcgggaacaacaactcaaagctgaccagacattggaccacatcaatctgtaaccctgatagactttctcgatcgattaccttctgagaaattgcattcaggaatgcacataccttcacaattgccagacgaacattttccggtagaattcccctcaatgcaactggaagcaattgcgtcataagcacgtggcagtcatgagactttaggttttggaattttttgtctttcatatttacgattccctttatattcgacgagaagccagtcgggaccttgatactgaaaaggacttcaaagaagatttccttctcttccttagtaagagcatagctggcacgcccttgaaactgccctggataattgccatctcttcctttatgacgttcctggtcctcccgtgcttctggtgtatcttttgacttcccatacaagcccaggaagcctagaatattcacgcagagattctttgtcaggtgcatcacgttgattgccgagcggacctcatggacttcccagtagggtagctcccaaaatatagatttcttcttcgacatgggtacgcgcttatcagggccgttaggaacaggttggctgccaggacgctttccaaagattacttttaaatatttgaccatatcaaatacttcagcacaagtacggatgacaggcttcccccagggttctgccttgccattgaaatgcttgccttttttttaagggatgcttgcgcggaagaaaacgacgattgtacgggtacagattcttcctacatttgtccagatatatactttctgtctgatccaagcaatgcgtgcatgcattgtatcccttgtttgactgtcctgaaatgttactaagagcaggccaatcattgatggttacgaaaagcaatgcTCAAagatcaaattcctcttgtttgtgctcgtcccacacacgtacacctggttcggcccacagctgtaaaagttcatcaactaatggccttagttacacatcaatatcattgccgggttgctttggaccttggataagcactggcatcataatgaacttccgcttcatgcacaaccaaggaggaaggttgtagatacatagagtaacgggctaggtgctgtgactgcaactctgctcccctaaaggattcatgccatctgtactcagacctaaccataagttccttgcgtcagctgcaaatctcggaaactctctctcgatttttctccactgccgaccatgagTGGTGTGCcttaacttatcgtctttcatacgatcttccatgtgccatcgcaacaacttcacatgatctttatttctgaacagacgtttcaaccgtggtattataggagcataccacatcaccttggcaggaaccatcttcctgggtggctcgccctgaatatcaccagggtcatcttttctgatcttataccgcaatgcagtgcataccgggcatttatccatattctcgtacttcacaccacggtagaggatgcagtcattagggcatgcatgtatcttctgcatgtctaatcctagagggcagacaagcttctttgcttcgtacgtgctggcgggcaattcgttctttcttggaagcatcttcttcatcagtaccagcaacttttcgaatgacgagtcagtcacaccggtctctgccttccacttcagcaattccagtgtgctacagagcttcttctggccatcttcacaagttgggtacaacaatttgttgtggtcctgtaacatctgctcgaactgcaacctctccttttctgtgtcgcaacctcgccgtgcatctgaaatgacccggccaagatcatcagcgggctcatctggttcccgttcttgatcctgatcttcttcttcattgtcttccattgcggtatcagcatacttaggaaacatagatcggtagttgtcatcatcgttctcttcttcttcatcgtcgtcttccatcataacccctctttctccatgcttggtccaaacattatagcccgacataaaaccggaccgaagcaggtggctccgaatgactcttgaggaagtgtaatccttctcattccgacattcaacacatggacaaaacatatagccaccaccatgcttgttcgcatcggctgcatctcgaaaagaatgcacgccttctctgtaagcagctgtgcgtcgatcaccgtacatccatggatggctcatctatgTTATACGAcattatatcaaatacaatcacgatcctaaaaattagtgccgcacggtctaaacgaggagatatagttgctaaccttttagaataagtagaaataaagaggaagaggtttaagcgtggctcaggcatctcatatcgtagctgtgttcggtgaactgaagcggcattgctctaacacacatttcaacaaacacctctagtgcataaaaaaaaagtggagagctagcacacacacacaatcctccatccaagaaaaattcaaggaataggggagaggggggttgtgctatatataggcagaggactttagtcccggtttgagacacaaaccgggactaaaggtggcgcacatgcgggctgcccaccgcatagccctttagtcccggtttgggacacgaaccgggactaaaggctccttacgggccaggactaaagcctcgagggaggcattgagaattggggcgatgtggccgggcctttagtcccggcccagaggcaggccgggactaaagggtcccggccaaaggcccgttttccactagtggtatCGCCACACCGCAGACCGCCGCCTTAGCATCTCAACACCGTCGATTGTCATCATAGAATCACAACACAGTCTACTGTTGTCGTAGCATCACAAGACCATTGGTCGCTGTTGTAACATGTGAACACCACCTAATCTTCGTCATAACATCATCAGACACCCTCATGCACTAGCCGCAACAACTACAATGCACCTGCAAATGTCCACATCACTGATGGTTCTTCCGAGGCAGTCGCAACACCGACACACTAGGCGAAAGCTCAACACCCGTGATGGTGTCGACAATTGCAGCATCGAGCGGCTGGATTTGCCCAAAAAGGACGAGCAGCTTGCAAGGAAGATGGCGACCTAGCTTGCATCAATGCGCGCCTAGCTTGCAACATTGAGCACAGAGTTGTAACAACACAAGTGGCCCATTATACTCCACATGGCATGCTTTGCCGCGCCACATGGTTTTGTGGCATGACAATCCGGCTATTGTAGCAGCAGAAAGAAAGCTTGTGTCTTTGTTGCATCTGGCTTGGAGTAGTATTGACATGTTTTGCACATCATTCAACAAGACGCTACAAGATTGTAGCAGAAAAATAAATATGATGGTTAGACTTGTAGCATCACGCATTCAGTTGGCGACACCATCAGTCGGTTTTGCAGTGTCGTCCAGGTTTTACGACATGACATTGTAGctttgcaacaaaaacaaatgcGGCGTCCGGACTCGCAACGTTATGCATTCGAACTAGAGAGAGATTGCAGTGGGAAGATGGGATATGTTGCCATGGACGCAGTATTGGCGATGTTATGCGAAAACAGCTGCAACTTGGGGGAGgccattggaacatgggatatatTGTGATGGCCCCAACATTGGCAATTTTTTGCGGCAGTAGGTGCAACATGGGAGAGGTTGCCACTACAACATGCGGTATGTTGTGATGGCCTGTGACGAGAGTTATAAAACCTTCCGAGTGCAACATGAGCATTGTTGCAAATGGCAGTGCAACATGATGGAAATAGTGGTCGTAGCTAGATGGCTAATACGTCCGGATCGAACAACTGTCACGCACGGCTTCTAATGGCTCTAGTGGCATCCGCGTGTCAGCCAGCCAACGAATCGGGCGCACCAAAAGGCTAGCAATGGCCCAACTTGTAGCACTACATGTCTAGATTGCAGCAACACCGACCGACCATGTAACCCTAACACCACACGTCCGGATTTATGGCCGACCAGTCTTATAGTGTCGATCGAGTGTATGTAGTAGCGCCACCTATCCATCGCTACTGATTTCCTAtgtaacaaatatctattttGGTCATAGGAAAatatcaattaaaaaatatattacaCTGATGAGCCACTTGTATCACGAAACATAGTTGCATCATACACTTAGAATAAATCAAGAAAGCACTCAAAGACTTGCTGGGCTGCTCGCCTTCTTCTGCTGTTAATAAAGGTTAATACTAATCCGAGCTACTCCTATCTTGCTAAGAATGGTTAGTGTATGCAACATGCAAAGCCATGCGGTCAACTCAGTAAAAAAAAGCTAGTGTCAGTGGCAGGATAGATGAAAGAAAACGTAGCATGTATGTGCGCAAGGTAAACAGCAGCAACGACGCTCCCATGTGGGCACACCCAAGGAAAAAAAAGCCGTAGGACGCTGTGGCGGACGATATCGGGTAGAAACGTTTTTCATACTCCTttcgtcttaaaataagtgtcgtAAACTTAACATTAAATTAGTATAAATTTTGTATTAGACCagcgacatttattttgggacggagggagtataaaatttCTACGGCAGTTGAAAAAACGCCGCTGCGGACGAAGCCATCTCCATCATCCGAAGAAGCCTGTTATTTTATGTTTGTTGCTGCTTTGCCTAAAAttaggcatggcatggcatggcatgcaTGCGACCATCCAATCAACGTTCCGGCGACCTCCGGTGGTTTAGGCGGCCAACCTCTGAGACGAGCTGGTCCGTTCATGGATACGCGGCTCTCCGTCCCCGAGGGCGGCGAGCGACATCCCTGGATCACCGAGCATCCACGCATAAATATGCTATATATCACAACACACACACCAGTCCATCACAAACTCACAATCCCCCCCACACACACCGACACAAGAATCAACGAACCAACCGACGATGGGTTCATCGAGGAGGatgctggcggcggcggtggtggcggccCTGGTGGCCGTGGCTTGGTGCGCGGTGCCGCCGGTGTCTTTCACGGTGGAGAAGGGGTCAGAAGAGAAGAAGCTGGCGCTGCAGATCAAGTACGACAAGGAGGGCGACAGCATGAAGGAGGTGGAGGTGAAACAGGGTGAGGAGTGGCTGCCCCTGAACAAGTGCGCCAACGGCGTGTGGGAGATCAAGGTCGACGAACCTCTCAAGGGCCCCTACAGCATCCGCTACGAGACCGAGAAGGGCCAGCGCAATGTCTTCGACGACGTCGTCCCTGCCGAATACAAGATCGGCAccacttacaagccagcggagccGTGAGGTTCATCTATGCATCGGTTtcatcattatcaaccttgcaaGCAGTAAGATCGTGGGTGTCATAAGTAAATATTAGTAGCAGGAGAAGCAACGGCCGGTGGTCGGATGTATTTGCTCTCCCGTGCACCAGTTGTTTCAGTTGAccaattcttttcttcttctatgtGTCCAATCTGTTGAAGATTATTTGTAAATCTAGATTTTATTTCTGTATGACCTCTAAGTTCGATAATGATATTTATGATACTCGCCATAATACATCTAACATACTTTTTCAAGAAATATAACATACTCTCTCATTTATTCCTAAAATAACCGTTTTAACTTTGTAATAACTGTAATACAAAATAGTACTAAGATTAAGATATTTATTTTTAAACGAAGAAAGTACTTGTTAAATGGTGGTGGCAGGGGCAGATTTTAGTTGGGCCGAAATGGGCTGTGCACAGCCCGGGATTTTTGGAAATATGTTGCTAATGCTTCACAGCCCACAGCTGATCGCCTCTTTCCAAACTTGAAGCCTCCTTGCCTATGCCTGAAGCCTTGAGATTGAGGTCTCATGCAGTGGCATTAGTGAGCACCTTTGATTCACCTTACGGATAAAATGGTTGAGAATTTGATATTTTAGGTCAAGACTCTATGGCTCACCCACCCTGTTTTTCCTTTGAAGCTCCACCACTGGCCACTGGTCACCGGTGATATGAATGGTGACCAGTGTAAGACCTATTCCGGTGAGGAGATCTGAGAAGGATCCATGATGGCATTGGACCAAGTGGTTTCTTGGCGCATTTTTAATATGGATCCGTTTATGTCACATCTAGATGTGAGATAATATCTCACACCTAACAATGTCATATATAAGTATGTTGTCAGCGTCATCTTACTTAATCATtgttctttttttgaacttacttcttgttttgtttgtttgattgtaCTTACAAAACAAACAAAGCAGCTTGTCCGCACGTCCATTGGTGGGCTGCCCAATACGTCAAGCCACTACTTTAGTTTTACTGATATGGCACATCTGATTGCTAGCTTTTTACATAAAGAAAATCTGATCGCTAGCATTGAACAGTGCCACCATGGATTTGTGCACGATGAGAACACAGGGTACTCCTCCATTCCCTTCCCTATACATCACTAAACGCTGTTGCATGGTTTAGTTGGTTGAGAAATTTGAACAATGTTGTTGTGTTGTGGATGCAGGAAATCTGAAGTGAATGTGATTGATGCCAATACCATGTCTGCTGATCTGGTGGCGGTCTTCGACCGAACCGGGTTCCTTACGGGTTCCACGCCTTCTTCGTCAAGACTCCAGGGCTCACCCACCCTGTTTTCCCTTTGAATCTCCACCATTGGCCACTGGTGCAGGGCCAGCCCTGACAACCCGGGGCCTCGGTGCAAGCCAAAAAATGAGGGGCCTatacaaaaaaaattatataGCTCATTTTTTACCTTCATATTACAAGTACAAAATGGGGCTATAGTTTCGGTTggcaagggcctttagtcccgcgtcatcaaccgggactaataacttgggactaaaggccccctttAGAGGATCTCCAAGACATGGTTCAAATTTTGGTGGTCCAAATCGATGATGGTTCAAATTTGGAACACCAAAAAGTGTTATTTACATCTTAGAAAAAGGCTCAACTCCAAACATGAAATTCAACTTAGTTTCATACACAAATTCAACTACTACATATTCGAACTGTTAGATGAAACTACTCCTCATTGTCGGAGCTATGGACCTGCTCCCAGAACTCGTCCTTGGTCGGGTCATCGCACCCCTCGTCCTCCTACTCGGAGTCACCCCAGTCCTCATCCGACGACTCGATAGGGAGTTACCGAATGTTgtgcggagtctcggatgagatcacggacgtcgcgagggtttccggaatggtccggaaacgaagattgatatataggatggcttcatttggttaccggaaggttttcgggcattaccgggagtgaagaatgggtttgGGAAGttaaccgggaggggggcaacccacccggggaaagcccaatggccctaggggtggcgcaccagcccttagtgggctggtgggacagcccaagagggccttggcgccaaggaaataaacccaaagaaaaataaaaaaaagaggtgggaaggaagagaaggactccgctttccaatcctagttggagtaggattggagtaggactctgatgtcccacaagcgtatgggatcgcatcagtttttgagggtagagtattcaacccaaatttattgattcgctcacaaggggaaactaaagaatattctcaagtattagcagctgagttgtcaattcaaccacacctgaaagatgagtgtctgcaagcaaagtatcagtagcaaggtagtatgatagcaacggcaccagaaaaagctttgacaattcccggcaacggcaccagaaaaagccatgttgacgggatgttagcgccaacaaagtcttgcaacaagtaacagcggagtagcaaggagcagtagtagcagcagcaaagtaacaagtaacagaagtagtgacaacaggagcaaagtggcccaatcccttttgtagcaagggacaagcctagacaaagtaacgtagtgagaaccagtagtaaaagactcgtaggtagtggatcggtgatggatgagtgtgatggatgtgattcatcatgtaacagctgtaacacagagagatatgtaactagctgtcgttcatcaatctaatgtaggcatgtattccgtatgtagtcatacgtgcttagggaaaagcacttgcatgacatctattgtccatccctcccgtggcagcggggtcctaatggaaactacgggatatattaaggttctccttttaataaagaaccgcaccaacgcattaacacgcgatgaatacatgaactcctcatactatggtcatctccgggagtggttccggctattgtcgctccggggttgccgggtcataacacatagtaggtgactacaacttgcaagataggatctaaaatacacatatattggcgacaacataataggttcagatctgaaatcatggcactcgggccctagtgacaagcattaagcatagccaagtagtagcaacatcaatctagaacatagtggattctAGGGAGCAATCCCcgccaagaactaactcgattacatgatagatctcatccaaatcatcaccgtccggcaagcctacgatgagattactcatgaacgatgaagagcatcatggaattgtcaatggagaaaggttgatgatgacgatggcgatgatttcccctctccggagcccgaaacggactccagatctgccctctagatgaagaacgggatggcgatgatttttttcctggcgaaacggaagatataaagctgagattgggggcggtggtgccacgtgggccccacaagcctgcacggcgcggccatagggggtggccgcggcctgtgggccactggcacgccccctcacgtggatctttgcgtaggtatttttcttttactccagaaaaaatctccgtagatttccaggacgttccgagaacttttatttctgcacaaaaacaacaccatggcaattctgctgaaaacagtgtcagtcctggttagttccattcaaatcattcaaattagagtccaaaacaagggcaaaagagttcggaaaagtagatacgacggagacgtatcaactcccccaagcttaaagccttgcttgtcctcaagcaactcagttgacaaactgacaaagacaaaagaaaaactttgacgaactctgtttgatgttgttgttgcaactatgtctaactcataaacagaatttcagcaacatcacaagcaaaccacataagcaaatgacatctaggtctcacggtaaactcatatcaatggcataatcaacta
This region includes:
- the LOC123399139 gene encoding pollen allergen Lol p 2-A-like — encoded protein: MGSSRRMLAAAVVAALVAVAWCAVPPVSFTVEKGSEEKKLALQIKYDKEGDSMKEVEVKQGEEWLPLNKCANGVWEIKVDEPLKGPYSIRYETEKGQRNVFDDVVPAEYKIGTTYKPAEP